One stretch of Malus domestica chromosome 14, GDT2T_hap1 DNA includes these proteins:
- the LOC103454078 gene encoding uncharacterized protein isoform X1, with product MADLAALAPPSSSPYSPQNPSQNPLPSPLTSSAARQWRPASQRNLRNQWSKLASHIQQWASSSSAARSHATSLVNAFLSLKYMPSMELGVLTDMPDLRKKACQKLSQLQELHRRKLLASYKDMVLVVTEMVRTSRSMRCFLKGTSNSPLEHYIGYSEDKIDPGDGGGIPVFTFWSISCFEKVAEELVLMLISELNLKRLLVVELLSVSCKVPAVNTMHWSDEYLQLIFWGNL from the exons ATGGCGGACCTAGCAGCCCttgctcctccttcttcttctccttattCTCCCCAAAACCCAAGCCAAAACCCTTTACCGTCACCATTAACATCATCGGCGGCGAGGCAATGGAGACCCGCCTCGCAGAGAAACCTGAGAAACCAGTGGTCCAAGCTAGCTTCTCACATTCAGCAATGGGCCTCTTCTTCCTCCGCCGCAAGGTCACACGCCACGAGTCTCGTAAAcgcctttctctctctaaa ATACATGCCTTCAATGGAGTTGGGCGTTCTAACCGATATGCCCGATTTGCGAAAGAAAGCTTGCCAGAAATTGTCCCAGCTGCAG GAGCTCCATCGGAGAAAACTTTTAGCATCATACAAGGACATG GTGTTAGTTGTAACCGAGATGGTCAGAACTAGTAGATCCATGAGATGCTTCCTCAAAGGGACAAGCAATAGTCCACTTGAACATTATATTGGCTATTCTGAAGATAAAATTGATCCTGGAGATGGTGGCGGCATTCCGGTCTTTACATTTTGGTCAATCTCGTGCTTTG AAAAAGTTGCAGAGGAGCTTGTCCTGATGCTTATATCGGAACTGAATCTGAAG CGTTTGCTTGTGGTGGAGTTACTATCTGTTAGTTGCAAAGTTCCAGCGGTAAACACTATGCATTGGTCGGATGAGTATCTGCAACTTATATTCTGGGGAAACTTGTAG
- the LOC103454078 gene encoding uncharacterized protein isoform X2: MPSMELGVLTDMPDLRKKACQKLSQLQELHRRKLLASYKDMVLVVTEMVRTSRSMRCFLKGTSNSPLEHYIGYSEDKIDPGDGGGIPVFTFWSISCFEKVAEELVLMLISELNLKRLLVVELLSVSCKVPAVNTMHWSDEYLQLIFWGNL, translated from the exons ATGCCTTCAATGGAGTTGGGCGTTCTAACCGATATGCCCGATTTGCGAAAGAAAGCTTGCCAGAAATTGTCCCAGCTGCAG GAGCTCCATCGGAGAAAACTTTTAGCATCATACAAGGACATG GTGTTAGTTGTAACCGAGATGGTCAGAACTAGTAGATCCATGAGATGCTTCCTCAAAGGGACAAGCAATAGTCCACTTGAACATTATATTGGCTATTCTGAAGATAAAATTGATCCTGGAGATGGTGGCGGCATTCCGGTCTTTACATTTTGGTCAATCTCGTGCTTTG AAAAAGTTGCAGAGGAGCTTGTCCTGATGCTTATATCGGAACTGAATCTGAAG CGTTTGCTTGTGGTGGAGTTACTATCTGTTAGTTGCAAAGTTCCAGCGGTAAACACTATGCATTGGTCGGATGAGTATCTGCAACTTATATTCTGGGGAAACTTGTAG